The Brassica napus cultivar Da-Ae unplaced genomic scaffold, Da-Ae ScsIHWf_1098;HRSCAF=1563, whole genome shotgun sequence sequence TTGGCGGGTTTCTTTGTATGTGTTGTCCGGAAAGAGGAGGACTCAATGATTATTCGTTCGCCGGAACCAGAAgtcaaaattttggtagataGGGATCCCATAAAAACTTCTTTCGAGGAATGGGCTAAACCCGGTCATTTCTCAAGAACAATAGCTAAGGGACCATCATTTAGCTATCGCAATTCTTTTCCTAATAGCAGGTCATATGTATAGGACCAACTGGGGTATTGGTCATGGTCTAAAAGATATTTTAGAGGCTCATAAAGGTCCATTTACAGGCCAAGGCCATAAAGGTCTATATGAAATTCTAACAACATCATGGCATGCTCAATTATCTCTTAACCTGGCTATGTTAGGCTCTTTAACTATTGTTGTAGCTCACCATATGTATTCCATGCCCCCTTATCCATATCTAGCTACTGACTATGCTACACAACTATCATTGTTCACACATCACATGTGGATTGGTGGATTTCTCATAGTTGGTGCTGCTGCGCATGCAGCCATTTTTATGGTAAGAGACTATGATCCAACTAATCGATACAACGATTTATTAGATCGTGTCCTGAGGCATCGCGATGCAATCATATCACACCTCAACTGGGTATGTATATTTCTAGGCTTCCACAGTTTTGGTTTGTATATTCATAATGATACCATGAGTGCTTTAGGGCGTCCACAAGATATGTTTTCAGATACTGCTATACAATTACAACCAGTCTTTGCTCAATGGATACAAAATACCCATGCTTTAGCACCTGGTGTAACAGCCCCTGGTGAAACAGCGAGCACCAGTTTGACTTGGGGGGGCGGTGAGTTAGTAGCAGTGGGTGGCAAAGTAGCTTTGCTACCTATTCCATTAGGAACGGCCGACTTTTTGGTACATCATATTCATGCATTTACAATTCATGTGACGGTATTGATACTGTTGAAAGGTGTTTTATTTGCTCGTAGCTCGCGGTTAATACCAGATAAAGCAAATCTTGGTTTTCGTTTCCCTTGTGATGGGCCTGGAAGAGGAGGAACGTGTCAAGTATCTGCTTGGGATCATGTCTTCTTAGGACTATTCTGGATGTACAATTCTATTTCGGTAGTAATATTCCATTTCAGTTGGAAAATGCAGTCAGATGTTTGGGGTAGTATAAGCGATCAAGGGGTGGTAACTCATATTACCGGAGGAAACTTTGCACAGAGTTCCATTACTATTAATGGGTGGCTCCGCGATTTCTTATGGGCACAAGCATCTCAGGTAATTCAATCTTATGGTTCTTCGTTATCTGCATATGGTCTTTTTTTCCTAGGTGCTCATTTTGTATGGGCTTTCAGTTTAATGTTTCTATTCAGCGGGCGTGGTTATTGGCAAGAACTTATTGAATCCATTGTTTGGGctcataataaattaaaagttgCTCCTGCTACTCAGCCTAGAGCCTTGAGCATTGTACAAGGAGCTCAGGACCCCACTACTCGTCGTATTTGGTTTGGTATTGCTACCGCACATGACTTCGAGAGTCATGATGATATTACTGAAGAACGTCTTTATCAGAATATTTTTGCTTCTCATTTCGGGCAATTAGCAATAATTTTTCTGTGGACTTCCGGAAATTTGTTTCATGTAGCTTGGCAAGGAAATTTTGAGACATGGATACAAGACCCTTTACATGTAAGACCgattgctcatgctatttgggATCCTCATTTTGGTCAACCGGCTGTGGAAGCATTTACTCGAGGAGGTGCTCTTGGCCCGGTGAATATAGCTTATTCTGGTGTTTATCAGTGGTGGTATACAATCGGTTTACGTACTAATGAAGATCTTTATACTGGAGctctttttctattatttctttcTGCCCTATCCTTAATAGGGGGTTGGTTACACCTACAACCAAAATGGAAACCAAGAGTTTCATGGTTCAAAAATGCTGAATCTCGTCTGAATCATCATTTGTCAGGACTATTCGGGGTAAGCTCCTTGGCTTGGACAGGTCATTTAGTACATGTCGCTATTCCTGCATCCAGGGGGGAATATGTTCGATGGAATAATTTCTTAAGTGTATTACCGCATCCCCAAGGGTTAGGCCCACTTTTTACGGGTCAGTGGAATCTGTATGCTCAAAACCCCGATTCAAGTAGTCATTTATTTGGTACCTCCCAAGGATCAGGAACTGCCATTCTAACCCTTCTTGGGGGATTCCATCCACAAACGCAAAGTTTATGGCTAACCGATATGGCACATCATCATCTAGCTATCGCAATTCTTTTCCTCATTGCGGGTCATATGTATAGAACTAACTTTGGAATCGGACACAGTATAAAAGATCTTTTAGAAGCACATATTCCTCCGGGAGGACGGTTGGGGCGTGGGCATAAGGGTCTTTATGACACAATCAATAATTCGATTCATTTTCAATTAGGCCTTGCTCTAGCCTCCTTAGGAGTTATTACTTCCTTGGTAGCTCAACACATGTACTCTTTACCTGCTTATGCGTTCATAGCGCAAGATTTTACGACTCAAGCTGCGTTATATACCCATCACCAATACATTGCAGGATTCATCATGACAGGAGCTTTTGCTCATGgagctatattttttattagagaTTACAATCCAGAACAGAATGAGGATAACGTATTGGCAAGAATGTTAGACCATAAAGAAGCTATCATATCCCATTTAAGTTGGGCCAGCCTCTTTCTAGGGTTCCATACTTTGGGACTTTATGTTCATAATGACGTCATGCTTGCTTTTGGTACTCCCGAAAAACAAATCTTGATCGAACCCATATTTGCCCAATGGATACAATCCGCTCATGGGAAAACTTCATATGGATTTGATGTACTTTTATCTTCGACAAATGGCCCAGCATTTAATGCGGGTCGAAGCATATGGTTGCCCGGCTGGTTAAATGCTATTAATGAGAATAGTAATTCATTATTCTTAACAATAGGTCCTGGAGATTTCTTGGTTCATCATGCTATTGCTTTAGGTTTACATACAACTACATTGATCTTAGTAAAAGGTGCTTTAGATGCACGTGGTTCCAAGTTAATGCCAGATAAAAAGGATTTCGGGTATAGTTTTCCTTGCGATGGTCCGGGACGAGGTGGTACTTGTGATATTTCGGCTTGGGACGCATTTTATTTGGCAGTTTTTTGGATGTTAAATACTATTGGATGGGTTACTTTTTATTGGCATTGGAAACACATCACATTATGGCAAGGTAACGTTTCACAGTTTAATGAATCTTCCACTTATTTGATGGGATGGTTAAGAGATTATCTATGGTTAAACTCTTCACAACTTATCAATGGATATAACCCGTTTGGTATGAATAGTTTATCAGTCTGGGCATGGATGTTCTTATTTGGGCATCTTGTTTGGGCTACTGGATTTATGTTCTTAATTTCCTGGCGTGGTTATTGGCAGGAATTGATTGAAACTTTAGCATGGGCTCATGAACGTACACCTTTGGCAAATTTGATTCGATGGAAAGATAAACCAGTAGCTCTTTCAATTGTGCAAGCAAGATTGGTTGGATTAGCTCACTTTTCTGTAGGTTATATATTCACTTATGCGGCTTTCTTGATTGCCTCCACGTCGGGCAAATTcggttaattatttaattattctatccgcaataatatatttttttttattaattttattaaaataataaaaatataggtatgcactcttatatttatttctacatCTAGGATCCGATTTGTATCATTATCATTGATAATAAGAGGAACTTAAGCATTATGGCAAAGAAAAGTTTGATTTATAGGGAGAAGAAGAGGCAAAAAttagaacaaaaatatcatttgattCGTCGAtccttaaaaaaggaaataagtgAGATTCCGTCGCTAAGTGAGAAGTGGAAAATTCATGGAAAATTACAATCCCCACCGCGTAATAGTGCACCTACACGTCTTCATCGACGTTGCTTCTCGACCGGAAGACCGAGAGCTAACTATCGAGACTTTGGACTATCTGGACACATCCTTCGGGAAATGGTTCAGGCATGTTTATTGCCAGGGGCAACAAGATCAAGCTGGTAAAGATTTAAGTATcctttaatttttctattttttctatgcTCGACGAGGCCCCTTTACCATTCTGTCTAAATAGGCTATTCTATTTGTACAGATATGGAATAGGGGCGCATTCAATTCGTCTTTGTTTATTAGAGTTTAGTCcaagtttttttgtttcatcgCGGGGTAGAGCAGTTTGGTAGCTCGCAAGGCTCATAACCTTGAGGTCACGGGTTCAAATCCTGTCTccgcaacatttttttttcaacaaatgtAAGTTTGATTCTattaactataattaatacttaTCTTTTGGGACGCGAGGCAAAAATTACTATATTTCCCGGTCAACTATACCGAATCTTTGATCTTTTTGAATCCATTTCTATTTGGGCGGATAGCGGGAATCGAACCCGCGTCTTCTCCTTGGCAAAGAGAAATTTTACCATTCGACTATATCCGCATTTTTTTGCCTTCTTGATAAgaaatttatggataatatttgttcaaagctaTACGAGATACACTCTTTGGTTTGGGGTCATTTGATAAAACTCTACTACCAAAAAAGTTCAATTAAcaattctattaatatatataaatatatatatatttattatatattaataatatatttattctatatctatatatagaattccatattcaataatatattattctctatttccataaaatattatattctatattgatatcagatatcaatttttgattcgttttttttttatttaattagttattacTATTTCATAGTTATATTTAGTAAATtgctatttattaatatttgattcatATTTCACTCAAGTTACAGAAGTTCGACCCCCcctctaatttttttgttttctttatttgcattttatggACTTATATTGAATTTGAATGTGTAATTCGTGGAATGGGAGGGGTCATCTCATTTTTTGATCTGCAACGAATGAATTCAAGAGATAAGAGAATTAAGGATACCCACCAAGAAGACTAATCCAATCCATAAAGATGTACCAGAAAATACAACATTTTTGTTACTCGACCACCCATCAGGAGACGCAAATACAACGGGTACACTAATCAGTAAGATTGATGAAGTAATAATTAATGCAAAAACAGCCAATTGAAAAGCAATAGTCATGTTTTTAATCCTCCAAGCTATTAACAATATACACCATTTAATCCTCTTACCCactaaaaaattttaataaataaagggattttatcatgaatccgTTTATTCGAGATGCCTTATTTCCAACTTCTTTTTACCACTTTTATTCTATTCGGACATGAAGTTAAAGGTTCTTTTTTACTTCACAAATGGGTAGACTGGATCATGTATCTCATTTATATAGACCAATTGATAGACTTATAAAGAAAGTCACACCCTATATCTTTTTCTACATAGTGATCGTATTAACTCATCGAGCTATGTTCTATTTGgcgaaaaaaaagataaaatagaaattatcttttggaGAGATGGCCGAGTGGTTGATGGCTCCGGTCTTGAAAACCGGTATAGttcataaaaaataactatcgagggttcgaatccctctctctccttttgttggatgaatagatttttttctttattggcTTTTTTTACTTCTTAGCATCATAAAAAAGGAGAATGGCTCGGCTATACTATCCAGCCGAGCCAGAAAAAACGAGATTGaattgaaagaaagaagactTTTTAATATGACCCGATTTTTACTTTCCTATTTTAACTACTACTTTAGTTAAGAGGAGTCATAGAAAGAACAGGTTCAAAATCACGATCAATTCCTTTTTCAAATCCTGCTGCCGCTGCCCGAGCTCTTCCCGCGTGCCATAAATGACCCACGAATAGGAAGAATCCTAGAACAAAATGAGAGGTAGATAACCAACTTCTCGGAGAGACGTAATTGACTGCATTGATCTCAGTAGCTACGCCCCCTACAGAATTTAAGGAACCTAAAGGAGCATGAGTCATATATTCTGCAGAACGTCGTTCTTGCCAAGGTTGTATGTCTTTTTTCAACCTACTTAAGTCCAAACCATTAGGACCCCTTAAAGGTTCTAACCAGGGAGCACGCAGATCCCAAAAACGCATTGTTTCTCCTCCAAAAATAACTTCTCCAGTCGGGGAACGCATTAAGTATTTACCTAAACCTGTAGGTCCTTGAGCAGACCCCACGTTAGCTCCAAGACGTTGGTCTCTAACTAGAAAAGTAAATGCTTGAGCTTGAGAAGCTTCTGGCCCTGTAGGTCCGTAAAACTCACTAGGGTAAGCAGTATTATTAAACCAGACAAAACAACAAGCAATGAAACCACAAACAGATAAAGCAGCTAAACTATAAGACAAGTAAGCCTCCCCAGACCATACAAGTGCGCGGCGAGCCCATGCAAAAGGTTTGGTTAAGATATGCCAGATTCCACCAAATATACAAATGGAACCTAACCATACATGCCCTCCAATTATATCTTCCAAATCGTCCACACTAACAATCCATCCTTCTCCCCCAAAGGGAGATTTtagtaaataaccaaatataacACTTGGGCTAAGAGTCaagtttgtaatttttcttACATCCCCCCCTCCTGGAGCCCAGGTATCATATACGCCCCCAAAATAGAGAGCCTTGAATACTAGAAGAAAAGCACCTACACCTAACAAAATTAAGTGAATACCCAAAATGGTGGTCATTTTATTTCTATCTTTCCATACATAACCGAAAAATGGAAAAGATTCTTCAAGAGTTTCGGGTCCCAGAAGTGCATGATAAATACCGCCAAAGCCCAAAACTGCAGAAGAAATTAAGTGAAGTACTCCAGATACAAAGTATGGAAAGGTGTCTATAACTTCTCCCCCAGGACCTACCCCCCAGCCTAAAGTGGCTAGGTGGGGAAGTAAAATCAATCCTTGTTCATACATGGGCTTTTCAGGTACAAAATGAGCCACTTCAAATAAGTTCATTGCTCCGGCCCAGAATACGATTAATCCGGCATGGGCTACATGAGCTCCCAATAGTTTACCAGATAAATTGATAAGTCGGGCATTCCCGGCCCACCAAGCGAAACCAGTGGTTTCTTGGTCACGACCAGCTAAAGCTAAAGTTCCATTAAAGAGCGTTTCCACGTGGTAGAACCTCCTCAGGGAATATAAGGTTTTCATGAGGCTGATCTTGAGCCGCCATCCAAGCGCGAATACCTTcgtttaaaagaatatttttagtaTAGAAAGTCTCAAATTCCGGATCTTCCGCTGCACGGATTTCCTGGGAAACGAAGTCATAGGCACGTAGGTTCAAAGCTAGACCGACTACTCCAAGAGCACTCATCCATAAACCAGTTACTGGTACAAATAACATAAAGAAATGTAACCAACGTTTATTGGAAAAAGCAACCCCAAAGATTTGTGACCAAAAGCGGTTAGCGGTGACCATTGAATAAGTTTCTTCGGCTTGAGTTGGGTTAAAAGCACGGAATGTATTTGCACCATCACCATCTTCAAATAAAGTATTTTCTACAGTAGCACCATGAATAGCGCATAACAGAGCCGCGCCCAGTACACCAGCGACTCCCATCATATGAAATGGGTTCAATGTCCAATTATGAAACCCTTGGAAAAAGAGGATGAATCGAAATATAGCCGCTACACCAAAACTAGGCGCAAAGAACCAACCAGATTGACCTAGTGGATAAattagaaagacagaaacaaaaacagCAATTGGACCAGAGAATGCGATTGCATTATAAGGTCGCAATTGAACAGATCGAGCAAGTTCAAATTGACGTAACATAAAACCTATTAATGCGAAAGCACCGTGGAGAGCAACAAAAGCCCACAGACCGCCTAATTGACACCAACGAGTAAAATCTCCTTGTGCTTCAGGACCCCACAGTAACAACAAAGAATGCGCTAAACTATTAGCAGGAGTAGAAACTGCAGCGGTTAAAAAATTGCAACCTTCTAAATAGGAACTAGCCAATCCATGAGTATACCATGAAGTTACAAAGGTTGTACCTGTGAACCAACCCCCCAAAGCGAAATAGGCACAAGGAAAGAGCAATAGACCAGACCAACCTACAAAAACGAAGCGGTCCCTCCGTAACCAGTCAtccataatatcaaataaatctttttcgtctttggtAAATTTACCAAGGGCTATAGTCATAGCGATCCTCCTATTCATCTACTTCAACCATTTCCGAACACCTTTATATatcttaatgttatatattatgttcagGACGCTCAAAattctatcatttatttatgatttgatttCTCGCGCACTGCCCCATAAAATTTAACCTTTAGAATTTCATTTAATTGGTTTCGaagatcaaaatatttgattttattggtCCTTACTTAGGTAAACGCATCAACTCAAATTGTTTCTTCCTTGCTATTAGTTTCTTAATAAGTAGTTGAATCTAAATCATGAATTGTCAGATGACTCATTACTCAGATAAAGaaatctttttttctattttatttgatatctaCATGTCCATGCCGgtaaaaaaagggaaaatttattatttatatctaattcaatacaatatttaaataaaataatagcaaaCTGTAAATGAGAGTTTCTTTCTCACATACACCTTCAATCCCATTACATTGTCATCTTGTAAGCATCAATATGGAAATATTTGATTGATATCTGAAGCCATTCTTTATGATTCGATTTTTTGATTCTTAATACAATTTGATTCTTATACAACTAGAATTTAGGCTCTTGTTATGTTCTGGAATCAAAACAAGATATTGAAATACCCTTTAGgtattaaaaaatttggaatAAGACTTTCTTTCTCTAGGCAGGAACGCAATATATTTCCTATGAaatatagaaacaagaagattaaataagagatatcgACAGATTtccgaataaaaaaatatgaaataaaacaaatctaCTGTTTCAATTTTATCTCTATCGAATTTGAATATCAGAATAGTGGATATAGTCATGATTCGACGGGTTAGGTCCActtactttttcttttggatttgTTGATTTCTAATCTATCGAAAAAGGGAAACAACGAATATCTATTTGGCGATTCAAAAGCCGACTTATTATTATtcattgtattataatataaaaatgttcaatttgattttctaaattactctctcactttattattagttattattaaaatgaaattcattagaatgaaattcaaaaaattcgaAATTATAGACTTTCGAATGAAATTTTTCCTATATAGAAAGTTAAAGAAAGTAAAAGCCCCTTATCGGATTTGAACCGATGACTTACGCCTTACCATGGCGTTACTCTACCACTGAGTTAAAAGGGCCGTCTTGATTTAATTCCTGACTGAGTCGATaggtaaatcaaatatatatatatattaaatatatatacaatagacGCATAGTGGTTAGTAGCTCATTTCGCAACTAGAAGCGAGAATCGATAACTTAACTTATCAATCCATCGTCTAATTAGGGAAGAAAGATGGATTCTGTCTGACTTTCTTGGGTTAGTGTTAGATAGGGACACTACTATTTCTTAACAATGAGATGAGGCAATCTATTaagtaaagtaaaaaaaacgaaacttaaccctcttttttattttttttctgtcagaCCAATCACTTCTTTCAAAGATTTTATACTAGactttttttcgatttttttttttttttcatatttccacttcaaatataaaaagaaaatatatcgattttttttatagaattgtGATTagaatatgaatataaatgtaaaataaaaaaatgatatagaatgctatagaaaaaaatcaaaaatcttatAAGCTAGTCATACCATTTGATTATATtgacaattttaaaaaactgaTCATACTATGATCATAGTATGATGGCGGTTGAGCAAGTATGCCCCCATCGTCTAGTGGTTCAGGACATCTCTCTTTCAAGGAGGCAGCGGGGATTCGACTTCCCCTGGGGGTAGGGTACTACGAAAGGAAGTTGATCATGGATTATCCATAAAGTTCGAATAGATTCTTCCTGGGTCGATGCCCGAGCGGTTAATGGGGACGGACTGTAAATTCGTTGGCAATATGTCTACGCTGGTTCAAATCCAGCTCGGCCCAATAATTCGCTGTCTACATaaccttttttgttttgcatAATTGACAGAGAAGGGTAagaaaaaagtcaaatatctgggTATATTTCGACtttacttttttctttatttcttgtgGCTCGTTACTTTTTGTTTccataaaaaattacaataaaaaatagattatcaatCGATTTTAGAATAATGCAAGGATTACTAGTAATCGGCCTTGATATCACTTTAGTGATATCCATATAGATATCAATATATTACTTGTGATTTTCTTTGTTACAAAACACTAATTTGAAtctaaaattgaaatgattCAATGAAATCATAAGAAGGAATATGTAAGCTACCCGCTTTATTTCCATGGGATTGTAGTTCAATTGGTCAGAGCACCGCCCTGTCAAGGCGGAAGCTGCGGGTTCGAGCCCCGTCAGTCCCGGcggattcaattaaaaaaaaagacataaactCCCCTTTTTGTTTCTGGGCAAGGGGATCAAAATggtttcggttatctttttgttttatttttattttttcatcaagCAAAAGAAAGGGGTATTTCTGTAGCACCAATTTAAAGACATATGTAAATtagtataattataattattgagAGCATTCACCACTTCAAGAACGAGATACTGTATGGGGTTTCctctttttgtcaattaatctcCCATTAACTCGTGTAGGAAAATCAAATAGGATAGCGTATAATACGTTTGCCAAGAGTACctatatatacttttgtttCTATGAAGTCAAGGAAGTGAAAATAGTTCGAATCCAACCAAGTAAAGaggatgtttcaaaaaaaaagatcaaattaGTCTTCCCTAATGAATATGCTCTTTTTAAAGATTAGAGTCGATGTCGAAGAAAAACTcgtaagaaaatttaatatagttaattttttggaatattttagtttttttttatcgggACTCGTCTTTATCACATTtcctttgttttacaaaaagatCATAGAcccttacaaaaacaaaattttgaaaatttcaatttGAAATTTCGTACTTGTTTTCTCTATTTGATTTCTATTGTTTATTTAAGGTTCTTTAGAAACTCTTTTTATAAACAATCGAAGTAGAAAAGGttttttatgatatttcatCAGATGATTGTACAAGGAAAGTACTAGGTTGTAGAAAAGAAAGCGGTGAAAaagaatcataaataaatagttttttattgGATCAGGAATCTCACTATGTATTTGGTGTGGATAAAAGATCTTCCTATGTTATACTATTAAATTCTTGACGATGAATCGATTTTATAGCTCCGATATTGTTATTCATGATATTTCTTTCATTCGATATCATCGAAATCTAATTCATCTGAGTGAGTTTACAAGCGAAAGATTTCTCATCTCTATGGGATTAAATCCCGAGAtattccaaagaaaaaaaaataaataattaaatcggatcaggctgatcacaacctttccaaccactttgatgatttcatgatgatcgatgcttccaactactgcaaaggaaggatacttaagctctCTGAAGATTTGGGTCGAGCTATCTCTTCATCCGTTCATGGATCATCGACGATCAACCATGCGGGCAGCCTTACATCCatcctgctccttaccgcggacGACCTGATCACCACAGAATGAACCTGGACATCTTTGTGAATCTGGACCAGTCAACACAAGAATCCGCACCTTGAccagtctttagtcaaagtcttcatttctagtttctatgtcttgttttcattcatttctatcttctatgttgtcttttcccacaaatgtctttatgtttctttggctcacaaaccttataagtatgtgATGACCCCCCTTAATAAATTCACatcgattttcctttgcttcttttgagtcttctctcattgttctttgcttagaacattcatacttctattggtgaggtcatctccaagcgaaccacttcgttgtgttggaccggtgcgtcacatccggcaaccttcgaatctatggtagtatctttgggctattccgcaacccttagtgtcacccctcgatccatcagttctcaatcctctcggatctgagttcatatc is a genomic window containing:
- the LOC125595918 gene encoding photosystem I P700 chlorophyll a apoprotein A2-like, producing MYRTNWGIGHGLKDILEAHKGPFTGQGHKGLYEILTTSWHAQLSLNLAMLGSLTIVVAHHMYSMPPYPYLATDYATQLSLFTHHMWIGGFLIVGAAAHAAIFMVRDYDPTNRYNDLLDRVLRHRDAIISHLNWVCIFLGFHSFGLYIHNDTMSALGRPQDMFSDTAIQLQPVFAQWIQNTHALAPGVTAPGETASTSLTWGGGELVAVGGKVALLPIPLGTADFLVHHIHAFTIHVTVLILLKGVLFARSSRLIPDKANLGFRFPCDGPGRGGTCQVSAWDHVFLGLFWMYNSISVVIFHFSWKMQSDVWGSISDQGVVTHITGGNFAQSSITINGWLRDFLWAQASQVIQSYGSSLSAYGLFFLGAHFVWAFSLMFLFSGRGYWQELIESIVWAHNKLKVAPATQPRALSIVQGAQDPTTRRIWFGIATAHDFESHDDITEERLYQNIFASHFGQLAIIFLWTSGNLFHVAWQGNFETWIQDPLHVRPIAHAIWDPHFGQPAVEAFTRGGALGPVNIAYSGVYQWWYTIGLRTNEDLYTGALFLLFLSALSLIGGWLHLQPKWKPRVSWFKNAESRLNHHLSGLFGVSSLAWTGHLVHVAIPASRGEYVRWNNFLSVLPHPQGLGPLFTGQWNLYAQNPDSSSHLFGTSQGSGTAILTLLGGFHPQTQSLWLTDMAHHHLAIAILFLIAGHMYRTNFGIGHSIKDLLEAHIPPGGRLGRGHKGLYDTINNSIHFQLGLALASLGVITSLVAQHMYSLPAYAFIAQDFTTQAALYTHHQYIAGFIMTGAFAHGAIFFIRDYNPEQNEDNVLARMLDHKEAIISHLSWASLFLGFHTLGLYVHNDVMLAFGTPEKQILIEPIFAQWIQSAHGKTSYGFDVLLSSTNGPAFNAGRSIWLPGWLNAINENSNSLFLTIGPGDFLVHHAIALGLHTTTLILVKGALDARGSKLMPDKKDFGYSFPCDGPGRGGTCDISAWDAFYLAVFWMLNTIGWVTFYWHWKHITLWQGNVSQFNESSTYLMGWLRDYLWLNSSQLINGYNPFGMNSLSVWAWMFLFGHLVWATGFMFLISWRGYWQELIETLAWAHERTPLANLIRWKDKPVALSIVQARLVGLAHFSVGYIFTYAAFLIASTSGKFG
- the LOC125595920 gene encoding photosystem II D2 protein gives rise to the protein MNRRIAMTIALGKFTKDEKDLFDIMDDWLRRDRFVFVGWSGLLLFPCAYFALGGWFTGTTFVTSWYTHGLASSYLEGCNFLTAAVSTPANSLAHSLLLLWGPEAQGDFTRWCQLGGLWAFVALHGAFALIGFMLRQFELARSVQLRPYNAIAFSGPIAVFVSVFLIYPLGQSGWFFAPSFGVAAIFRFILFFQGFHNWTLNPFHMMGVAGVLGAALLCAIHGATVENTLFEDGDGANTFRAFNPTQAEETYSMVTANRFWSQIFGVAFSNKRWLHFFMLFVPVTGLWMSALGVVGLALNLRAYDFVSQEIRAAEDPEFETFYTKNILLNEGIRAWMAAQDQPHENLIFPEEVLPRGNAL